Proteins encoded within one genomic window of Amycolatopsis nigrescens CSC17Ta-90:
- a CDS encoding NAD-dependent succinate-semialdehyde dehydrogenase, with the protein MPTDSWATLLVDGQWCSGATAFEVVDPATLEPVGRAADGGARDALAALDAACAVAESWRSVTAEERGGYLRRAAAEIRIRIDALTELLTSENGKPLGEARGELLGSARMLEWSAEEARRAGGRVLPDSPNGPGLVLKAPVGPALAISPWNFPASMLIRKIGLALAAGAPLIAKPAEQTPLIATELVRILQETGLPAGVLQSITTSRPAEVAGALLADPRLRKVSFTGSTEVGLGLLRDTGTHLRRTSLELGGHSPAIVFADADLPAAAAGVVAAKFFNAGQSCIAVNRLYVHRSVHDELLALIEEKVAALRVGHGAAEGTGIGPLIDQSGLDKVERQVADAVSGGAKVRTGGRRWSGPAELKGAFYEPTVLTGVGDDRLITREETFGPVLPVYSFDTDDEVVRRANDTDYGLAAYLFGRDLNRLWTVMDRLNFGVIGVNDPAPVRPELPFGGMRNSGQEREGGAEGIEAFLETKSIAIKL; encoded by the coding sequence ATGCCGACGGACTCCTGGGCAACGTTGTTGGTCGATGGGCAGTGGTGTTCGGGCGCCACCGCCTTCGAGGTGGTGGATCCGGCTACCTTGGAGCCGGTCGGCCGGGCCGCGGACGGCGGCGCGCGGGACGCGCTGGCGGCGTTGGATGCGGCCTGCGCGGTGGCCGAGTCGTGGCGGTCGGTGACCGCCGAGGAGCGCGGTGGCTACCTGCGCCGGGCCGCCGCCGAGATCCGGATCAGGATCGACGCCCTGACCGAGCTGTTGACCAGCGAGAACGGCAAGCCGCTCGGTGAGGCGCGGGGCGAACTGCTCGGCAGTGCGCGGATGCTGGAGTGGAGCGCCGAGGAGGCCCGCCGGGCCGGCGGCCGGGTGCTGCCGGACTCGCCGAACGGGCCGGGACTGGTGCTGAAGGCGCCGGTCGGCCCCGCACTGGCGATCTCGCCGTGGAACTTCCCGGCCAGCATGCTGATCCGCAAGATCGGCCTGGCGCTGGCCGCCGGCGCGCCGCTGATCGCCAAGCCGGCCGAGCAGACCCCGCTGATCGCCACCGAGTTGGTGCGCATCCTGCAAGAGACCGGGCTGCCCGCCGGGGTGCTCCAGTCGATCACGACCTCGCGGCCGGCCGAGGTGGCCGGTGCGCTGCTGGCGGACCCGAGGCTGCGCAAGGTGAGTTTCACCGGCTCCACCGAGGTCGGCCTCGGGCTGCTGCGCGACACCGGCACCCACCTGCGGCGCACGTCGCTGGAGCTGGGCGGGCACTCGCCGGCGATCGTGTTCGCCGATGCCGACCTGCCCGCCGCCGCGGCCGGGGTGGTGGCGGCCAAGTTCTTCAACGCCGGGCAGAGCTGCATCGCGGTGAACCGGCTGTACGTGCACCGGTCCGTGCACGACGAACTGCTCGCGCTGATCGAGGAGAAGGTCGCCGCGCTGCGCGTCGGGCACGGGGCGGCCGAAGGCACCGGCATCGGCCCGCTGATCGACCAGTCCGGGCTGGACAAGGTGGAACGCCAGGTCGCCGACGCGGTCTCCGGTGGGGCGAAGGTGCGCACCGGGGGCAGGCGGTGGTCCGGACCGGCCGAGCTGAAGGGCGCGTTCTACGAGCCCACCGTGCTCACCGGGGTCGGTGACGACCGGCTCATCACCCGCGAGGAGACCTTCGGCCCGGTACTGCCGGTCTACTCCTTCGACACCGACGACGAGGTCGTGCGCCGGGCCAACGACACCGATTACGGCTTGGCGGCCTACCTGTTCGGCCGGGACCTGAATCGGCTGTGGACCGTGATGGACCGGCTGAACTTCGGGGTGATCGGGGTGAACGACCCGGCCCCGGTGCGGCCGGAGCTGCCCTTCGGCGGCATGCGCAACAGCGGACAGGAACGCGAAGGCGGTGCCGAGGGCATCGAGGCGTTCCTGGAGACCAAGTCGATCGCGATCAAGCTGTGA
- a CDS encoding aspartate aminotransferase family protein, with the protein MTEMTILDDRSRSAEQLAELDRRAIIHPHTTIGAPAEPVIFDRGEGAVLWDVQGKSYLDGTCGLWQCPVGHGRAELAEAAAAQIRRLEFYSSFGDYSNEPSIALADRLLRLAPPGLEKVFFTNGGSEGNETAIKLARLAQHHAGRPERTVILSRTAGYHGMGGASLAATGIDALRQGFGPLLPDVEFLGKPHGLHHDTDTLIAELERRIAELGADRIAAFIGEPVLGVGGMVPPPPDYWPRVQEVLRRNDILLILDEIVTAFGRVGHWFAAEHYGIEPDMIVTAKGLTSGYIPMGAVLVGRRVLDLVDGAWFPHGFTYNGHPVGAAVALANLDILEREELLARASAVGARIMAGLAPLAELDHVREVRGAGLMLGIELDRDAASVQSGARADGLIVRAAGSNIVISPPLVITDEQADTLVRLVCEHVAAAGD; encoded by the coding sequence ATGACCGAGATGACGATCCTGGACGACCGGTCGAGGTCGGCCGAGCAGCTCGCCGAGCTGGACAGGCGCGCGATCATCCACCCGCACACCACGATCGGCGCGCCGGCCGAGCCGGTGATCTTCGACCGCGGCGAGGGCGCCGTGCTGTGGGACGTGCAAGGAAAGTCCTATTTGGACGGTACCTGCGGGCTGTGGCAGTGCCCGGTCGGGCACGGGCGGGCGGAGCTCGCGGAGGCCGCGGCCGCGCAGATCCGGCGGCTGGAGTTCTACTCCTCCTTCGGCGACTATTCCAACGAGCCGTCCATTGCACTGGCCGACCGGCTGCTGCGGCTGGCCCCGCCCGGCTTGGAGAAGGTGTTCTTCACCAACGGCGGCTCCGAGGGCAACGAGACCGCGATCAAGCTGGCCCGGCTGGCGCAGCACCACGCCGGCAGGCCGGAGCGGACCGTGATCCTGTCCCGCACCGCCGGCTATCACGGCATGGGCGGTGCCTCGCTCGCCGCCACCGGCATCGACGCGCTCCGGCAGGGTTTCGGGCCGCTGCTGCCGGACGTGGAGTTCCTCGGCAAACCGCACGGGCTGCACCACGACACCGACACGCTGATCGCGGAGCTGGAACGGCGGATCGCCGAGCTGGGCGCGGACCGGATCGCGGCCTTCATCGGCGAACCAGTGCTCGGCGTCGGCGGCATGGTCCCGCCGCCGCCGGACTACTGGCCTCGGGTGCAGGAAGTGCTGCGCCGCAACGACATCCTCCTGATCCTGGACGAGATCGTGACCGCGTTCGGCCGAGTCGGGCACTGGTTCGCCGCCGAGCACTACGGCATCGAGCCGGACATGATCGTCACGGCCAAGGGGTTGACCAGCGGCTACATTCCGATGGGTGCCGTGCTGGTCGGCCGCCGGGTGCTGGATCTCGTGGACGGCGCGTGGTTCCCGCACGGCTTCACCTACAACGGGCATCCGGTCGGCGCCGCGGTAGCGCTGGCGAACCTGGACATCCTGGAGCGGGAAGAACTGCTGGCGCGGGCCAGCGCGGTGGGGGCCAGGATCATGGCCGGGCTGGCGCCGCTGGCCGAGCTGGACCACGTGCGCGAGGTGCGCGGGGCCGGGCTGATGCTCGGGATCGAGCTGGACCGCGACGCCGCGAGCGTGCAGTCCGGCGCGCGGGCGGACGGGCTGATCGTCCGCGCCGCCGGCAGCAACATCGTGATTTCGCCGCCGTTGGTCATCACCGACGAGCAGGCGGACACGCTGGTGCGTCTCGTGTGCGAGCACGTGGCCGCGGCCGGGGACTAA
- a CDS encoding ABC transporter substrate-binding protein, protein MSTGSSFQDNQKTAWQEPFTKETGTAFRNDGPVDEAKLRTMVEAGKVTWDAVDTSAAAAEQYCGTFLEKLDFSVVDRNAFPPETVSECGVPAYYYSIIFMYDTRKFGANPPTRIADFFDPVRFPGRRIVPPEVATGLLEDALLADGVPAEGLYPLDVDRALRKLDPIKGLTTFAKTYGQVQQSMVDGQVDMALVSTARAHQSLKAGAPFEPVWDKTIVNWNDLVVPKGSAKRDLAMKFIAFTSRPEQSAKFSELASVQPVNEQLKPNLDELQRRIDAFSPEHKHSVVLGNAKWWAGNFDAVTQKFTSWMAG, encoded by the coding sequence GTGTCCACCGGAAGCTCCTTCCAGGACAACCAGAAGACCGCGTGGCAGGAACCGTTCACCAAGGAGACCGGCACCGCGTTCCGCAACGACGGGCCGGTGGACGAGGCCAAGCTGCGCACCATGGTGGAGGCAGGGAAGGTCACCTGGGACGCGGTGGACACCAGTGCCGCGGCCGCCGAGCAGTACTGCGGCACGTTCCTGGAGAAGCTGGACTTCTCGGTGGTGGACCGCAACGCCTTCCCACCGGAGACGGTCAGCGAATGCGGGGTGCCGGCGTACTACTACAGCATCATCTTCATGTACGACACCAGGAAGTTCGGCGCGAACCCGCCCACCAGGATCGCCGACTTCTTCGATCCGGTGCGCTTCCCCGGCAGGCGGATCGTGCCGCCGGAGGTGGCGACCGGCCTGCTGGAGGACGCGTTGCTCGCCGACGGCGTGCCGGCCGAAGGACTGTACCCGCTCGACGTCGACCGCGCGCTGCGCAAGCTCGACCCGATCAAGGGCCTCACCACGTTCGCCAAGACCTACGGGCAGGTCCAGCAGTCCATGGTGGACGGTCAGGTGGACATGGCGCTGGTGTCCACGGCGCGGGCGCACCAGTCGCTCAAGGCCGGCGCGCCGTTCGAGCCGGTGTGGGACAAGACCATCGTGAACTGGAACGACCTGGTGGTGCCCAAGGGCTCGGCCAAGCGGGACCTGGCGATGAAGTTCATCGCGTTCACCAGCAGGCCGGAGCAGTCCGCGAAGTTCTCCGAGCTGGCCTCGGTGCAGCCGGTGAACGAGCAGCTCAAGCCGAATCTCGACGAACTCCAGCGCCGGATCGACGCGTTCTCCCCGGAGCACAAGCACAGCGTGGTGCTGGGCAACGCCAAGTGGTGGGCCGGGAACTTCGACGCGGTGACCCAGAAGTTCACCTCGTGGATGGCCGGGTGA
- a CDS encoding ABC transporter permease has product MTRTMTTGEPTVVTEPRRRRRGVAGWILLPAVATLLVFFFYPLATIVWSSFTEPAVGLDNYIALFTDGVSATVLLRTLRTALIVALVALVVAYPYAYAMTRVSRRTRAVLTVLVLLPFWTSVMARNFAWYLLEQRGGLLERFFSSLGIDGVVLLGSVTGVTVAMVQVMLPFMVLPLYSNLSSIDLRLMDAATSLGANRLKSFARVYVPLSLPGVVSGFSLVFIVTLGFFVTPALLGTPQQSLVSQVIETRVGDLLDFPGAGAMGSVLLVVTLVVLFAVSRIAKPTAALNQAVDRA; this is encoded by the coding sequence ATGACGCGGACCATGACGACCGGAGAGCCCACGGTGGTGACCGAGCCGCGGCGCAGGCGGCGTGGGGTGGCGGGCTGGATCCTGCTGCCCGCGGTCGCGACACTGCTGGTGTTCTTCTTCTACCCGCTGGCCACCATCGTCTGGAGCAGCTTCACCGAACCGGCCGTCGGCCTGGACAACTACATCGCCTTGTTCACCGATGGCGTTTCGGCCACCGTGCTGTTGCGGACCCTGCGCACCGCGCTGATCGTGGCGCTGGTGGCGCTGGTGGTCGCTTACCCGTACGCCTACGCGATGACCCGGGTGTCGCGGCGTACCCGTGCGGTGCTCACCGTGCTGGTTCTGCTGCCGTTCTGGACGTCGGTGATGGCCCGCAACTTCGCCTGGTACCTGCTGGAGCAGCGCGGCGGGCTGCTCGAGCGGTTCTTCTCGTCGCTCGGGATCGACGGCGTGGTGCTGCTCGGCAGCGTCACCGGGGTCACCGTGGCCATGGTCCAGGTGATGCTGCCGTTCATGGTGCTGCCGCTGTACAGCAACCTCAGCTCCATCGACCTGCGGCTGATGGACGCGGCGACCAGCCTCGGCGCGAACCGCCTGAAATCCTTCGCGCGGGTGTACGTGCCGCTGTCACTGCCGGGCGTGGTGTCGGGGTTCTCGCTGGTGTTCATCGTGACACTGGGCTTCTTCGTGACCCCGGCGCTGCTGGGCACTCCGCAGCAGTCCCTGGTCTCGCAGGTGATCGAGACCAGGGTCGGCGATCTGCTGGACTTCCCCGGCGCCGGTGCGATGGGCTCGGTGCTGCTGGTGGTCACCCTCGTGGTGCTGTTCGCGGTCAGCCGGATCGCGAAGCCCACCGCGGCCCTGAACCAGGCGGTGGACCGTGCCTAG
- a CDS encoding ABC transporter permease, with protein MPSVQAKRTRSIGWGLRLWVTAVAVLLLAPTLVVIPMSFGAGETFEFPPQEWSLRWYEEFFSSPQWMSSVLTSAQAALLTGVLATVIGVAAAIGLDRGRFPGREPLRAAMMAPMIVPGIVVAVAIYGTFLRWHLNGTLLGFVLAHTVLAVPFVVTSVATSLAGYDRTVEIAAASLGASGWTILRRITLPLLLPGIASGFVFAFVTSLDEVVIALFLQTPEIRTLPVQMYDSITLEIDPTIAAASSLIVVITTVALLLPQLVRRRRSEP; from the coding sequence GTGCCTAGTGTGCAAGCGAAACGGACTCGCTCGATCGGCTGGGGCCTGCGGCTGTGGGTGACCGCGGTGGCGGTGCTGCTGCTGGCGCCGACCCTGGTGGTCATCCCGATGAGCTTCGGTGCCGGCGAGACCTTCGAGTTCCCGCCGCAGGAGTGGTCGCTGCGCTGGTACGAGGAGTTCTTCTCCTCGCCGCAGTGGATGTCGTCGGTGCTCACCTCGGCGCAGGCCGCGCTGCTGACCGGAGTGCTGGCCACGGTGATCGGGGTGGCCGCCGCGATCGGGCTGGACCGGGGCCGGTTCCCCGGTCGCGAGCCGCTGCGCGCGGCCATGATGGCGCCGATGATCGTGCCCGGCATCGTGGTCGCGGTGGCCATCTACGGCACCTTCCTGCGCTGGCACCTCAACGGCACGCTGTTGGGCTTCGTACTGGCGCACACCGTGCTGGCGGTGCCGTTCGTGGTCACCTCGGTGGCCACCAGCCTGGCCGGCTACGACCGCACGGTGGAGATCGCCGCGGCCAGTCTCGGTGCGTCCGGCTGGACGATCCTGCGCCGGATCACGCTGCCGCTGCTGCTGCCCGGCATCGCATCCGGGTTCGTGTTCGCGTTCGTCACCTCGCTGGACGAGGTCGTGATCGCGCTGTTCCTGCAGACCCCGGAGATCCGCACGCTGCCCGTGCAGATGTACGACTCGATCACCCTCGAGATCGACCCGACCATCGCCGCGGCGTCCAGCCTGATCGTGGTGATCACCACCGTGGCCCTGCTGCTGCCCCAACTCGTCCGCCGACGCCGGAGTGAACCATGA
- a CDS encoding ABC transporter ATP-binding protein, which produces MRPSTTSTSISHGIRISGVSKVFPGMHRPAVDDVSLDIAAGEFMTFLGPSGSGKTTTLSMIAGFTTLSAGSICIDGTDISRLKPHKRDLGVVFQQYALFPHLTVARNVAFALEQRSVSKPDIQTRVREALELVGLADFADRLPRQLSGGQQQRVALARAVVYEPRALLLDEPLGALDKKLRDQLRREIARMHRELGMTFLFVTHDQEEALTLSDRIAVFNNGHVEQVGTPSELYERPSTLFVAQFLGESNVFTDETDSAGDAAELIVVRPERLDVHAEPGSVPDNCPRRKAVITDIAYVGNHHRIGLRFADGTEGSVMRLAGTELPAAPGESVVASWSPRHQAAVPRQAATGGV; this is translated from the coding sequence ATGAGGCCCTCGACCACATCGACATCCATCAGTCACGGGATCCGGATCTCCGGCGTCTCCAAGGTGTTCCCCGGGATGCACCGGCCGGCGGTCGACGACGTCTCGCTGGACATCGCGGCCGGGGAGTTCATGACCTTCCTCGGCCCGTCCGGCTCCGGCAAGACCACCACGCTGTCCATGATCGCCGGGTTCACCACGCTGTCCGCCGGCTCGATCTGCATCGACGGGACGGACATCAGCCGGCTCAAGCCGCACAAGCGTGACCTCGGCGTGGTGTTCCAGCAGTACGCGTTGTTCCCGCACCTGACGGTGGCCAGGAACGTGGCCTTCGCGCTGGAGCAGCGCTCGGTGTCCAAACCGGACATCCAGACCAGGGTGCGCGAGGCGCTGGAGCTGGTCGGGTTGGCCGACTTCGCCGACCGGTTGCCGCGCCAGCTCTCCGGCGGCCAGCAGCAGCGGGTGGCGCTCGCCCGTGCCGTGGTGTACGAGCCGCGCGCCCTGCTGCTGGACGAGCCGCTGGGGGCGCTGGACAAGAAGTTGCGCGACCAGCTGCGGCGCGAGATCGCCAGGATGCACCGCGAGCTGGGCATGACCTTCCTGTTCGTCACGCACGACCAGGAGGAGGCGCTGACCCTGTCCGACCGGATCGCGGTGTTCAACAACGGCCACGTGGAGCAGGTCGGCACCCCGAGCGAGCTGTACGAGCGGCCGAGCACGCTGTTCGTGGCGCAGTTCCTCGGGGAGTCCAATGTGTTCACCGACGAGACCGACAGCGCCGGTGACGCGGCCGAGCTGATCGTGGTCCGGCCGGAGCGGCTGGACGTGCACGCCGAGCCAGGCTCGGTGCCGGACAACTGCCCGCGCCGCAAGGCCGTGATCACCGACATCGCCTACGTCGGCAATCACCACCGGATCGGGCTGCGGTTCGCCGACGGCACCGAGGGCTCGGTGATGCGGCTGGCCGGCACCGAGCTGCCCGCCGCGCCGGGGGAGTCGGTGGTGGCCAGCTGGAGCCCGCGACACCAGGCCGCCGTCCCGCGGCAGGCCGCCACCGGAGGAGTGTGA
- a CDS encoding extracellular solute-binding protein, translated as MRRTGIGVALAAALLLSSCGSGGDSGSLTFVSYGKGAYQDGQRKAFLEPYQKQTGVKVNLDGPSDNAKLRAMVEAGRVTWDIMDTDAFMAREHCGTLLEKIDVGELKDSFPPGTLSDCGVPAALFGLMFMYNEKTYGANPPKSLADFFDSAKFPGKRVMYAKDPAIGQLEAALLADGVPPDKLYPLDVDRALKVHDRIRHDLTLAQTYGQQQQAMVDNQADMALVVSARAYSALKAGGTQWKRVPTKVPVTWDVLVVPKGTRNKDLATDLIRFISQPEPGARFAELSGAGAASTKARPELNDVQRQIDVLSEDRAEEKVFINADWWTANYSKVVQSWTAWQTS; from the coding sequence ATGCGTCGAACCGGGATCGGGGTGGCGCTCGCCGCCGCCCTGCTGCTGTCCTCGTGCGGCAGCGGCGGGGACAGCGGGTCGCTGACGTTCGTGTCCTACGGCAAGGGCGCCTACCAGGACGGGCAGCGCAAGGCCTTCCTGGAGCCGTACCAGAAGCAGACCGGGGTCAAGGTCAACCTGGACGGCCCGTCGGACAACGCCAAGCTGCGCGCGATGGTGGAGGCGGGCCGGGTCACCTGGGACATCATGGACACCGACGCGTTCATGGCGCGCGAGCACTGCGGCACGCTGCTGGAGAAGATCGACGTCGGCGAGCTGAAGGACAGCTTCCCGCCGGGCACGCTGTCGGACTGCGGGGTGCCGGCCGCGTTGTTCGGGCTGATGTTCATGTACAACGAGAAGACCTACGGCGCCAACCCGCCGAAGTCGTTGGCGGACTTCTTCGACTCGGCGAAGTTCCCCGGCAAGCGGGTGATGTACGCCAAGGACCCGGCCATCGGCCAGCTGGAGGCAGCACTGCTGGCCGACGGTGTGCCGCCGGACAAGCTGTACCCGCTGGACGTCGACCGCGCGCTGAAGGTGCACGACCGGATCCGGCACGACCTCACCCTGGCGCAGACCTACGGCCAGCAGCAACAGGCCATGGTGGACAACCAGGCCGATATGGCGCTGGTGGTCAGCGCGCGGGCGTACTCGGCGCTGAAGGCCGGCGGCACCCAGTGGAAGCGGGTGCCCACCAAGGTGCCGGTGACCTGGGACGTGCTGGTGGTGCCCAAGGGGACCAGGAACAAGGACCTGGCCACCGACCTGATCCGGTTCATCTCCCAGCCGGAACCGGGTGCGCGGTTCGCCGAGCTGTCCGGTGCCGGCGCGGCCAGCACCAAAGCCAGGCCCGAGCTGAACGACGTGCAGCGGCAGATCGACGTGCTCAGCGAGGACCGCGCCGAGGAGAAGGTCTTCATCAACGCGGACTGGTGGACCGCCAACTACAGCAAGGTGGTCCAGTCCTGGACGGCCTGGCAGACCAGCTGA
- a CDS encoding zinc-binding dehydrogenase encodes MRAAVLQRSGLDGIAIRADVSTVDVSDVLVRVRVRAAGVCHSDLSAATGRLGLTPPVVLGHEAAGEVLETGPEVPDFAVGDRVMVSWVPQCGECASCRRGQPELCGFSAEPGYRRPRFVVDGAPVAAQAGCGAFAEEIVVTRQNLVPLPDGVPFEIGALVSCGVTTGVGAVRNTAALAPGSSAVVIGCGGVGMAIVQAARAAGASAVLAVDPVAAKRELASELGATDVAEPAGLAAAVASVTGGEGFDVAFEAVGVPETIRSAYDATRRGGTTVVVGVGAADAVVPFTARELYASGRRLVGSVFGSSDVRRDYPRVIGSWQAGELHLERLISGRIGLADLPEALAALRDGSALRSVVVF; translated from the coding sequence ATGCGTGCCGCGGTGTTGCAGCGCAGCGGGCTGGACGGGATCGCGATCAGGGCCGATGTGTCCACTGTGGATGTTTCGGACGTGCTGGTCCGGGTCCGGGTGCGGGCCGCCGGGGTGTGCCACTCCGATCTGTCGGCGGCCACCGGCAGGCTCGGCCTGACCCCGCCGGTGGTGCTCGGCCACGAGGCGGCCGGCGAGGTGCTGGAGACCGGGCCCGAGGTGCCCGATTTCGCGGTGGGGGACCGGGTGATGGTGTCCTGGGTGCCGCAGTGCGGGGAGTGCGCGAGCTGCCGGCGCGGGCAGCCGGAACTGTGCGGCTTCAGCGCGGAACCGGGCTACCGGCGGCCGCGGTTCGTGGTGGACGGTGCGCCGGTGGCCGCGCAGGCGGGGTGCGGCGCGTTCGCCGAGGAGATCGTGGTGACCCGGCAGAACCTGGTGCCGCTGCCGGACGGGGTGCCGTTCGAGATCGGCGCGCTGGTGAGCTGCGGGGTGACCACCGGGGTCGGCGCGGTCCGCAACACTGCGGCACTGGCACCGGGCTCCAGCGCGGTGGTGATCGGCTGCGGTGGCGTCGGGATGGCCATCGTGCAGGCCGCCCGCGCCGCCGGTGCTTCGGCGGTGCTGGCGGTCGATCCGGTCGCGGCCAAGCGGGAGCTGGCCTCGGAACTCGGCGCCACCGACGTCGCGGAGCCCGCCGGTCTTGCCGCCGCGGTGGCGTCGGTGACCGGCGGGGAAGGCTTCGACGTGGCGTTCGAGGCGGTGGGCGTGCCGGAGACCATCCGGTCCGCCTACGACGCCACGCGGAGGGGTGGCACCACCGTGGTGGTCGGCGTCGGGGCGGCCGACGCGGTGGTGCCGTTCACCGCGCGCGAGCTCTACGCCAGTGGCCGGCGACTGGTCGGCTCGGTGTTCGGCTCCAGCGACGTGCGCCGGGACTATCCACGGGTGATCGGTTCGTGGCAGGCCGGTGAGCTGCACCTGGAGCGGTTGATCAGCGGCCGGATCGGGCTGGCCGACCTGCCGGAGGCGCTGGCGGCCCTGCGCGACGGCTCCGCACTGCGTTCGGTGGTGGTGTTCTGA